The sequence TGCCGACCGACGCTCGCAATAGGGCCATCCCCTTTTCCACATTCAAGGCGGTGCGAATGCCGGTGAGGGAAAGCCCTAGCTCCACCAGGGTAATGGCGACGGCAGGCTGCATGCCGACGACTACCGTTTCAGCATCCATAACCCGCGACATTTTGGCAATGTTACCCAAAATTCTGCCAATAAAAGAATCAACAATCTCTAGGGCAGAAATGTCGATTAAGACCCCGTTTGCATTGGTTTGGCTAATCCGGTTGGTCAGGTCGTCTTGTAATGTCATTGCCAGGCGATCGTGCATGTCAACCTGAATGGTGACGAGCAAAAATTCGCCCATTTGAAGGATGGGAATCCGTTCCATCAGTACTTCCTTTACCCTGCTTGCGGGCCTACTTACGGGCGATCGTGGTTCCCATGCGCTTTAATGCCATCAGAAAGGCATCGGCTAAGGTTGCTTTGGTAGTTACATCGGTTAAATCGATGCCGAGATACACAATCGTTTGGGCAATTTGCGGTCGAATGCCGCTGATGATACAGTCGGCCCCCATCAGGCGAGCGGCGGTCACCGTTTTGAGCAAATGTTGAGCGGTCAGCGTATCGACGGTTGGCACTCCGGTAATGTCAATAATCGCGACTTCTGAGCCGGTTTCAACAATCTTTTGCAACAGTGACTCCATCACCACCTGAGTCCGGGCACTGTCGAGGGTGCCAATAATCGGCAGTGCCAAAATGCCTTCCCAGAGTTTGACCACTGGGGTAGACAGTTCCATCATTTCTTCCTGCTGCCGCAAAATCACTTCTTCTCGCGATTTTTGGTAGGCTTCTATTACCAGCAGCCCGAGGCGATCGAGCAGGTCGGTGGCTTGCCACACCTCTTCGCCTAGCTCAACAGGGTCGTGCAGCTGCTGCCGCAGGCGGTCAAACAGCGGTCGCTTGAATGAAAAGACAAAGGTAGCCGTTTCAGTGGGGGTAAAGCCTTTTTGGGAGCGCGATCGCGAAATGCTAGTCAGCATGTCCCGCACCTCTCGCCATTCCGTTGCTTGAACATTGCTCAAGTTACCCGATTGAGCCGCGACGCGGAGCAGCTTGAGAAATTCTCGGCACTCGACCTGTAGCTCTACCTCTTTAATTAACCCTTTGCGAGTGTTGGTCGCAATCAGTTCTTGATTCCACTCCGACAGCAGTTCTGCCTCATGAATTTTCAGGATCTCCGGTATTTTGCTGCTGCGAGTTATATCCATGGGGCATTGTCCTTCATCCATTAAGACCGGTGTGGTTTTGCTGTAAACCTGTAATTGGGGGGCACCTGCAATTGAGGGGCGATCAGCATGCCTAGCAATGGCAGATTTTAAACACACCTCAGTGTATGACTATTCCACCCATAGCCGCAATTACCAACCGCAAAACTGGGCAGTGGCCTGGTGTATAGCCTCATCAACAGGTTGCCATCAAAAACGTCCTAACCATTGGGAAGACAGCTATAATTAACCGCTTCTTTTAGGTGAAGCAAAATCAATGCCACAGCCCGCTCAATTCATCCGATTGGCACCTCCAATGTATAGCGGATGAGAGATGAAACGACCGCTGTTACTCGTTAGCCTAGTAAAAACATGCTTTTTAAGCGCTGACGTAACGCAAAAGAATTGGTTTTATGACTGAGAATCAAGGTAAAAATCTCGACAATCCTCAATCCGTTGATAAGACTATTGATGAGGAAACGTTCGATCCTCGTGACTTAGTTAACAAGGGCGGCTACGACAAAGATCCCCGAGAAATTGTTGAGAATCCCGCTGTCGCCCCTCAAATGCTCGACGATCGCCGCAACGACGGCGTAGGCATGGGTCAAGTCGATCACCAAGACTCTGAATAAATTCCTCTTGCGATCTTGATGTCGGGTTCGCTTAAATGCTCCCAATCTGTCATTCCCACTTCCGTGGGAATCCATTGTGAATAAGTTACTCCAGGATGGATTCCCGCCTCTGTGGGTCAGAACCGACTTAAGACTGCGGCATCGGATAGACATCCCAAACTTGAATGCTGTGGCTCGCTAAAACTGACTCAGCCTGGCTCACTTCTGCCTGGCTGCCATCGACGATTACCATAAAATCTTCGCCAATTAAGCGATCGCTAAAAGCCCCCGCCCGCTCTTGGGGAACGCCCAGGGAACGCAACCCATCTTTGAGATGTGACGTCGCTAAGGCCCCTGCCCCTTGCCCTGCAGCCACCGTAGCAAAAGCCGCACCCACGGAGCCCGCCGCTATCACTGCGCCTACCCCAGGAATTGCCAACCCGCCCAGGCCGCCTAGCAAACCGCCCCAGAATGCCAATGTCAAAGCATTCTCCGGCAGTCGTTTAGAGTCATTAATATCTTGCCCTTTGACCTCAGAACCTGTCTTAGCGCCCCCCGCCACCACATCCTCTGCCAACTGCTTGGCCAAAATTGAAATCTGACCCATGGGAAAGCCAGATGATTCTAATGCTCGAACGGCTTGTTCCGCCTGTTCTTCCTCAGGGAAAAAACCGATGCCTCTATGGGTATATTGCTCTGTCATGATGTCTCCTAGTCAGCTCTATTAAAGGCTGTTTCAGTAACGCTTTTCTCCATGCTTTACCTTTTCAGGGCCATCCTCATCGGTCAAAGGGCTTAACCTATTTTTCTCTACCAAAAAAGCGCAGTTAGTCTCTTCTAACTGCGCTTTCCTTACAATTAAGTTTTATGATGCCAACTAAACACTGATGCTGGCTTTTTTCTCGGGTACAAGAAACCCAAAATAACCTGCGATCAAAGCCGTTAAAGCGTTAAACCAAACATTATTGCCAAAAATCGGCATTCGGCCAAACACGGTGTGAGCCACAGGCACCAGACCCATAACGGCAATCAACAGATAAGAAATTGCAAAGAATCGGTTAAACAGACGGGCACCGCCTACGGTGGTAGAGGCCGAAAGACCAAAGATGCCAACTGCCAGGTGAACCAGATTATGCATTAGATTGATCGGGAAAAGGCCAAAGAGATAGCCAAAGCCCTGGGTGTAAGTGTCGCTTAGATCAATCGGCAAGGGTGCCGCACCAGCGACCTCCGGCGAGGGAAGAGACACCAGCGCTGGAATAAATCCGGCTAGGCCCAAGACTGTAAATAAAAGACCTAAGGCTAGTGCACAATTGCGTTCGCTCATCATCGTTAATCTCCTTTGAAGGGTTGATTTTGTTTTTCTTGGTTGAGAGTATTCCGCTAAATCTCGATCTGGAGTTTTACTCCAACAGGCAAAACGAGGAAGTTTGCCTGATTGACCCAATTTCTTTAGGAGGAAAGTCTCAAACGGGCGTATGCAACGGTTGGCTGATGCTCAGTCTCTAGATGCACCCGTCTCAAGCGCTTGCTTTAAAGGAGAAAGACCCTTGCGGGTTAATCCTCTAGCTTCAAAGTAGATAAACCTACCGGCTCGGTAATCAACCAGAATATAGAGATAACGATATAGTGACAAAAGCCTGTCATGTAGAGGGCTTCAACGCTGTACCCCCTGTTCAATTTGGTTATGGTATAGATAGCCTCCCCTGAGCGCCATGCTGCAAATTACCAAACGCACCGCTATTCCCCTCAGCGAGATTGAGCTGAGCGCCGTTCGCTCCCAGGGGGCGGGAGGCCAAAACGTCAACAAAGTCGCCACCGCCATTCATCTGCGCTTTGATATCAACGCCTCATCCCTGTCGCCTCTATACAAAGAGCGCCTGCTTAACCTAAGCGACAGCCGCATTACCAAAGACGGCATTGTGATCATCAAAGCTCAGCAGCACCGCACTCAAGAACAAAACAAAGCTGATGCCCTCGATCGCCTTAAAGCCCTGATCCAAAGCGTCACTCTCACCCCCAAAAAACGCAAGCCCACCAAACCTTCAAACAGCGCTAAGCAAAAACGCCTCGACAGCAAAACCAAGCGAGGGCAAATCAAATCTCAGCGCGGCAACGTGCGGGAATAGTCGAAAGAAACCCCGGCCACCCATTTAGCTAGCGTTGGGGTTTAGCTCTAACAGTTGCCCGGAGGCGTACGTGCCAATGGGGGTTCAAAACTGTTTCAGGTTTACCGCCTGTCGGCGGCGGGCGTGGGGATGAGTGGCGATCGCAGATTACCGCTCCGTCGGCTGAGGTAGAGCTGGGGATAGGACTTGATCGATTTCCTGAAGCACCTCAGGACTTAGATGCACTCCAGAAGCCGCCGCATTGTCGGTCAACTGCTCAGGGCGACTAGCCCCAACAATGGCGGCGGTGACCCGCTCGTCCTGCAAAATCCAGGCGAGAGCCAGTTGGGCCATAGAGAGGTTGAGTCGCTGGGCTATGGGCTGGAGGTTTTGAACGGCACTGAGGACGCGATCGCGCCTTACCTCATCCATAAACCCATTCATCTGGTCATTGGCGGCGCGGGAGTCGGCAGGGGGTGAGGCACCGGGCTTGTATTTGCCGGTGAGCACCCCCTGGGCCAGGGGTGACCAGACGATTTGGCCAATGCCGTTGGCGGCACAGAGGGGAAACACCTCGGCCTGGGGCTGTCGCCACAGCATCGAATACTGCGGCTGGCTGGAGACAAATTTTTCGGTATTGGCCAGGTCTAGAGCCGCTTGAATCTGAGTCGGCTGCCATTCGCTAAAGCCGATGTAGCGCGCTTTGCCCTGGTGCACGATATCACTCAGCGCGGCCATGGTTTCTTCTAGGGGAGTTTTTGGATCGAAGCGGTGGCATTGGTAGAGATCGACATAATCGGTACCCAGACGCTGTAATGAGGCATCGATCTGCTTGTAGATTTGCGCGGCTGACAGCCCTTGATCGCTAGGCGACATGGGGAAAAACACCTTGGTGGCCAACACGTAAGAACTGCGATCGCGCCCCCGCAGCACCTCCCCCAAAAATGACTCGGCGGCTCCCCGCCCATAGACATTGGCCGTGTCGATGAAGTTGATGCCGACCTCAAAGGCTTTGTGCACACAGGCTTCGGCCTGCTGTCGCTCCACCCCGCCGCCATAGGTTAACCATGACCCCAGCGCAATTTCTGAAACGGTCAGATCGCTGTCTCCCAACTGCCGATATTTCATTCCATGCTCCCGTTAAAACGTGCAGATACTCACCAATGCCCCATCAGTGCCCCATTAGTGCCCCAACACCAGCTTCACCAGCCAATCTGACAAACTCGGCACCGTGAGATGGGTAAAATCTCCCTTCACTTGCTCATAGCCAGCCATCGGTTCAAACAAGCCGTCTGGGGCCTGGGAGGTTTTGGGCTGATCGGTACGCTGACCCCGAAAGCCAATGTGGGCCAGGGCAAAGTCGACCACCTCTGGCGACAACCGCTGGGTGACATCGAGCAGGCGGCCCACATCACCCACAATGTAGTCGCGAATCGGGTGCTCGGCGGCGTAGAGAATCGCAGTCGTGACTAAGCGTGGGTCGTAGTAGGGGGGAATGCCCGTGGGCTTAACGCCGACCTTGGTACGCATGTGGTTGTAGAAAGGGGTATTGATCACCGCTGGCTTGATGCTGGTGATGTTGATAGCTTGCCCCTCGTGCTCTAGCTCTACCCGCAGCGATTCCAGAAAGCCCTCTAGCCCATGCTTGGCCGTGGAGTAGGCACTCTGCAAAGGTAGCGCCCGTCGTCCCTCCATCGACGAAATGGCAATGAGCGAGCCCTGTCCCGCTTGCTTGAGGTGAGGCAGGGCCACCTTAGCCCCATACACCTGGCCCATCAGGGTGACATCGATGATCCGCCGAAATTCTTCGATGGTCATGGCCTCAAAGGGAGCCAGCATGCCAATCGCCGCGCAGTGCACCCAGGTGTCAATGCGGCCAAAGGTGGCGATCGCAGCCTCAGCGATCGCATTGACCTGCTCAAACTCAGCGACATCGGCCACAACGGCGATCGCCTCACCCCCCGCCCGTCGAATCTGCTCCACTAACGACTCCAACCCAGCCTGATTGCGCGCGGCGACAACCACCTGAGCACCCCGCTGGGTCAACGCCAAGGCCGCATCGCGACCAATGCCGCTAGAGGCTCCTACGACGACGACCACCTGTTGGTTAATTGGCTTAAGTTGCATGAAAAAAATCTCTAGAAAAAACCCGACTGTACCCACATGGATCGTGGATAAACAACTTGTAACGGCTGGATGCTCTGTAAAGACGAACCGTAACGCCTATGGCTTGGCTACGCCTGCGCACCTGGACAGGCGAAAAGCAGCCGTTAAACCACCAGCACCTTAGCTTCGTACTCTGGTAAATCGGTCGTCAAAACCCCATCGTTAACCTCGACATCGTAATCATTTGTCCATTCATGCCAGGTGCCATTTTGGGGAAAATTTCGAACGTTATAGTCAGCCAGGTATTGCCCAGAAAAATTGATCACCACGACAATCCGAGAGCCTTCATCATTCCAACGAATGTAGGCCAGCACCTTAGACTCTACGTCCTCATAGAAGAAATCCACATTTTCTGTGCGCAGGGCATGATTGTCTTTGCGCAGATGAATGAGCCCTCGATAGTGTTCTAACAGGTCATGGTTAGGATCATTACTTAACAGTGACCAATCAATCTTGGCCGATTCCAACGTTTTGGGATGGTAGTCTCCAAATTCTTCCCCCATCCAAATTAACGGCACACCCATCGCCGTCATCACCAAGACGGCACCTAGCTTGACCCGTTTAAAGGCCGCTTCGTCAAAGATCTCATGGTTGGCCAACTGAACCATGAGGCGATCGTGGTCGTGGTTACTCAGGTAGTTGATAGCATTAACCGCCCCTAAATAGCCTGCCCGCTTCGCATCAATCAGTTCTTTAACCGTTTCTATATCGGTCTCATCTCCCCACAGCAGGGGCCGAATCTGATGCAAAAAGCCATCGCGCCAACAGCCATCAAGGGGGCCATCAAAGTTGGTAGCATCAGGCGATTCAGGAATTAGCTCACCAATGTTGTAGAACGGCTTGGGCTGAGCTTGTTGGCGATTTTCGTCGGCTAGCTGGCCCAAAAAGTCAAAGTGACCCATCTGGCTAACGGCATCAAATCTAAAGCCATCAATGTGGTATTCCGCAATCCAAAATTGAAGGACATCTTTGACAAATTCCCGAGCAGGACATAGCTCTAGCTTTTCGTCATAGTGGTCGTAGTTAAATTCTGGCCCCCAGTTTTGCTCAGTGTCTTTAGGCTCGCGGTGGTACCAGTAGGTGTAATCAATTTTGGTCAGTGGAGCCTCAGAGCCAGAGTGGTTGAGAATAATGTCTAAAATGACGCGAATACCTCGAGCATGGCACTCGTCTATCAATCGTTTCAGATCTTTGCTGCTGCCGTAGGCCGCTTCCGGAGCAAAGTAGTGGTGGGTGTTATATCCCCAACTCTGCTCACCCGGAAACTCATGAATGGGCATAAGCTCAATGGCGTTGACCCCTAATTCACAAAGGTAATCAAGTTTTTCGGTAATGTGCTTAAATTGCCCTCGCGCGTAGGGATCGTCTTCGCCACCGGAAAAGTCACTGACTAGAATTTCGTAAATGATCAGCTCGTCATTCTGCGGCAGCCATTTGTCGTCGTGGCACCAAACATAATCATCGACAATGGGCATACCATCTTTAATCTGCATAACAGCAGTTTGATGGCTCTCGTCGACATGCATGGCCTTAGGATCGATCACGTCGATCCATTCATCGGGTTCTAGAAAAAAACTTCTCGACTGAACTCGAAATTTGTAATCGTACTGACCATCATCTAGTTCGACATGGGTACGAAAATAGCCATCGTCTCCTTTCTCCATGGGGATGTCTTTCCCCTCGCTAAAGGAGCCAGTCAAAACTACACCCTTGTTGTAAGGGGCAAACAGCTCGAACTCGATCGAGTTAGCCATAGAACACACCTTTTTCTTTTTAATGTGCTGCTAAGGCTCCTGCTTTTTAAACTGCCTTTAGACATAAATTGTTACAATGAGGCTTAGTCTCTTTAGCCAGAGATAGCGCATTCTCGTCTAGGCAAAGACGCTGCGACAACGCTCCAGGCGTACGACTTAGGCTGTGCGAAGTGTCTGTACCCTCTAGCCTCTAAAGGGGTTTGCCCGATCACCCATAGCCTTACAAAACGCGGAAAATTCTTTACTTTGACCCGTGCCCAGGCTGGCAAACCCTGCTAATGTGATTGTCTAAATTCTGCTGCCAACAGGTGAAGACAGCGCTCGTGCTAGCACCCTTTGAACTACTGTGGGCCTTAATCGGGTTGGTTCTCACTATTGTAGCCACCTGGATGGAGACATTTACCCTCACTGCCCCCTGGAGCTGGGGACAGTCTGGCATGGCAATCTTATCGCTAGGGGTAAGCTTCCAGGTGGGGGCTGTGTTGCTCACCGGTTGCGTGGGGGGCAAAAACGCAGCAGCACTGTCCCAGATTGCCTACTTGGTCCTGGGGCTGGCGCTGTTTCGGGTATTTGAATTTCCGGTGTTTACCCAGGGGGGCGGGCTGAGCTACGTACGTGAGCCCGGCTTTGGCTACTTAATTGGCTTTGTGCCCGCCGGTTGGGTATGCGGCTATCTAGCCTTTCGCAACCCACCTAAGCTAGAGACCCTGGCGCTCAGCAGTCTTAGTGGTCTGGGCATCATTCATGGGCTGGGTATTATTTACCTCACTCTGGCTTCCCTGCTAGGCTGGTTGCAGACCGTATCAGCCTCCTACTGGGAGCTGCTGCTGGGATATTCTATTTTGCCGATGCCGGGACACCTGGTAGTTGTGTGCGCGGTAGCGGTGCTGTCGCTGGTGCTACGGCAGCTGTTGTTTTACTAGGCCCATGAGAGTACGCAATCGTTGGTTTTGGATAGCTGCTGGGGTAGGGCTGACGCTCGATCAGCTGACTAAGTTTTGGGTCGCTCAAGCTTTTGAACTCACTACGCCCCCCGATTCAATGCCGATCTGGCCAGGGGTGTTTTACTTTACCTACGTGACCAACAGCGGCGCGGCCTTTAGCCTGTTTAGCAACAATGGCGAATGGCTCAAGTGGCTGTCGATGGCGGTGAGTTTGGGTCTGATTGCCCTGGGGCTCAAAGCCAGATTGCCCAACCGCTGGGAGCAGCTGGGCTATGGGCTAATTTTGAGTGGGGCGCTAGGCAACGGCATCGATCGCCTGCTGTTTGGCGAGGTGATTGATTTTCTCGACTTTCGCCTGATTCGCTTCCCCATTTTTAATGTGGCCGACGTGTGCATCAACATCGGCATTGTCTGCCTGCTGGTGGCGGCCCTGAGGGAGCCGCCCAAGTGAGTAAATGGGTGAGGGGTAGGGGGTGGATGGGTAGGAGAGTAGATGCATAAGTGCTCATCCACCCATCTACCCATCCACGCTCCTACTCCCCAACCGGCACTGCTTTCACCTTCCAGATCTCGCGGGCATAGTCGGCGATCGTGCGATCGGCGGAGAATTTGCCAATGCGAGCGGTGTTGAGAATGGCCATGCGTACCCAGCGATCGCGGTCTTCGTAGGTGCGGCTGACATGTTCTTGGCACTGTACATAGGCAGCGTAGTCGGCCATCACCATATAGGGGTCGTCGACTAGCAGCGAATCGAGAATGGGCAAGAATAGGTCAGGGTTCTCAGGGGAGAACAGGCCCGAAGCGATCACATCGAGCACCCGCTTCAGCTCAGGGTTGGTGTCGTAGTAGAACCAGGGGTTGTGGCCTACGGCCTTGCAGGCTGCCACCTGTTCGGCGGTGAGACCAAATAGGAAGAAGTTATCGGCCCCTACCTCTTCGCGAATCTCGACGTTAGCGCCATCGAGGGTGCCAATGGTGAGGGCACCGTTGAGGGCAAACTTCATGTTGCCAGTACCCGACGCTTCCATGCCAGCGGTCGAGATTTGCTCCGACAGGTCAGAAGCGGGGAAGATGCGCTGGGCCGACGACACGTTGTAGTTGGGCAAAAACACCACCTTCAGCCGCCCTGCCACAATGGGGTCGTTGTTGACCACATCGGCCACGGCGTTAATCAGCTTCACGACCAACTTGGCCATGGCATAGCCGGGGGCAGCCTTGCCGCCAAAGATGACCGTGCGCGGCACCACATGATCTCCAGGATTTTGAAGCATGCGGTTGTATAGGGTGACCACGTGCAGCACGCTCATCAGCTGCCGCTTATACTCGTGGATGCGCTTAATCTGCACATCAAACATGGATTCAGGGTTGATTTCCACACCCAGAATGTCTTGAATGTAGCGGGCTAGGTTCCACTTGTTTTCTTGCTTGATGGCCTGCCAGGCATGGCGAAAACCATCGTTGTCGATATGAGCCTCTAGCTGCCTGAGGTGGTCGAGGTTGGTGATCCAGCTGTCGCCGATGGTTTCAGAAATCAGCTGGGCCAGTCGGGGGTTGCACTGCAACAGCCAGCGGCGGGGGGTAATGCCGTTGGTCTTGTTGCTAAATTTGTCGGGCCACAGGGCGTAAAAGTCTTGCAGCACCTCTTGCTTAAGCAGCTCGGTGTGCAGGGCAGCAACCCCATTGATGGCGTGGCTGCCGACACAGGCCAGGTTGGCCATCCGCACCCGACGCTCAGAACCTTCTTCGATCAGGGAGAGGCGCTCTAGGCGATCGGGGTCGTTGGGGTAGCGCAGCTTTACCTGATCCAAGAAGCGATGGTTGATTTCGTAGATGATTTCGAGATGGCGGGGCAGCAGCTTGCCAAACAAGTCCACCGACCACTTCTCCAGCGCCTCGGGCATCAGGGTGTGGTTGGTGTAGCCAAAGGTGCGCTGGGTAATCACCCAGGCGGCTTCCCACTCAAAGTGATACTCGTCGATCAGCAGGCGCATGAGTTCGGCAACGCCGATGGCTGGGTGGGTGTCGTTGAGCTGAATCGCCGCAAACTCGGCCAGGTCGTTGAGGCTGGCGTGGTCGCGTAGGTGCAGGCGAATGATGTCTTGCAACGAACAAGCCACAAAGAAATACTGCTGCTGCAAGCGCAACTCCTTGCCCTGACGGGTCTCGTCGTTGGGGTAGAGCACCTTGGTGATGTTTTCTGAGATCATCTTGTTGGCTACAGCCCCAAAATAATCGCCAGCGTTGAAGGCGTCTAGGTCAAAGGCTTCTCCAGCCTCTGCTTTCCACAGCCGCAGCAGGTTGACGTTTTCGGTGCCATAGCCAGGGACAGGCACATCGTGGGGGATGCCAATCACGGTCTGGCTGGGCACCCAGCGCACCTGATAGTCATCGTCGCCGTCTTTGTAGACCTCTGTGTGGCCACCAAACTTGATTTCGACCCGGTAGTCGGGGCGGGCAATTTCCCAGGGGTTGCCGTAGCTCAGCCACTTGTCGGGGGCTTCTACCTGGTGCCCTTGGCGAATGAGTTGGGTGAAAATGCCGAACTCGTAGCGAATGCCGTAACCGATCGCTGGCAGATTGAGGGTGGTAAGCGAGTCCATAAAACAGGCCGCCAGGCGACCCAGGCCGCCATTGCCCAGGCCGGGCTCGGCCTCGCGCTCTAGCAGCTCATCGAGGTCGAGGCCG is a genomic window of Nodosilinea sp. E11 containing:
- a CDS encoding STAS domain-containing protein → MERIPILQMGEFLLVTIQVDMHDRLAMTLQDDLTNRISQTNANGVLIDISALEIVDSFIGRILGNIAKMSRVMDAETVVVGMQPAVAITLVELGLSLTGIRTALNVEKGMALLRASVGKSANVQVMATEWDVEDDAED
- a CDS encoding SDR family oxidoreductase, giving the protein MQLKPINQQVVVVVGASSGIGRDAALALTQRGAQVVVAARNQAGLESLVEQIRRAGGEAIAVVADVAEFEQVNAIAEAAIATFGRIDTWVHCAAIGMLAPFEAMTIEEFRRIIDVTLMGQVYGAKVALPHLKQAGQGSLIAISSMEGRRALPLQSAYSTAKHGLEGFLESLRVELEHEGQAINITSIKPAVINTPFYNHMRTKVGVKPTGIPPYYDPRLVTTAILYAAEHPIRDYIVGDVGRLLDVTQRLSPEVVDFALAHIGFRGQRTDQPKTSQAPDGLFEPMAGYEQVKGDFTHLTVPSLSDWLVKLVLGH
- a CDS encoding alpha-amylase family glycosyl hydrolase, whose protein sequence is MANSIEFELFAPYNKGVVLTGSFSEGKDIPMEKGDDGYFRTHVELDDGQYDYKFRVQSRSFFLEPDEWIDVIDPKAMHVDESHQTAVMQIKDGMPIVDDYVWCHDDKWLPQNDELIIYEILVSDFSGGEDDPYARGQFKHITEKLDYLCELGVNAIELMPIHEFPGEQSWGYNTHHYFAPEAAYGSSKDLKRLIDECHARGIRVILDIILNHSGSEAPLTKIDYTYWYHREPKDTEQNWGPEFNYDHYDEKLELCPAREFVKDVLQFWIAEYHIDGFRFDAVSQMGHFDFLGQLADENRQQAQPKPFYNIGELIPESPDATNFDGPLDGCWRDGFLHQIRPLLWGDETDIETVKELIDAKRAGYLGAVNAINYLSNHDHDRLMVQLANHEIFDEAAFKRVKLGAVLVMTAMGVPLIWMGEEFGDYHPKTLESAKIDWSLLSNDPNHDLLEHYRGLIHLRKDNHALRTENVDFFYEDVESKVLAYIRWNDEGSRIVVVINFSGQYLADYNVRNFPQNGTWHEWTNDYDVEVNDGVLTTDLPEYEAKVLVV
- the lspA gene encoding signal peptidase II, which codes for MRVRNRWFWIAAGVGLTLDQLTKFWVAQAFELTTPPDSMPIWPGVFYFTYVTNSGAAFSLFSNNGEWLKWLSMAVSLGLIALGLKARLPNRWEQLGYGLILSGALGNGIDRLLFGEVIDFLDFRLIRFPIFNVADVCINIGIVCLLVAALREPPK
- a CDS encoding glycogen/starch/alpha-glucan phosphorylase, with translation MAKQSIRLPESSATTEVPLSLDRAVAALDTEAQVSQIQHALVNNLYWVQGKDEQFANAHDYYMALAHSVRNQLLQKRIRTAKTYSQVKAKTVYYMSAEFLMGRQLGNGLINLGLYDTMRHALSDCGLDLDELLEREAEPGLGNGGLGRLAACFMDSLTTLNLPAIGYGIRYEFGIFTQLIRQGHQVEAPDKWLSYGNPWEIARPDYRVEIKFGGHTEVYKDGDDDYQVRWVPSQTVIGIPHDVPVPGYGTENVNLLRLWKAEAGEAFDLDAFNAGDYFGAVANKMISENITKVLYPNDETRQGKELRLQQQYFFVACSLQDIIRLHLRDHASLNDLAEFAAIQLNDTHPAIGVAELMRLLIDEYHFEWEAAWVITQRTFGYTNHTLMPEALEKWSVDLFGKLLPRHLEIIYEINHRFLDQVKLRYPNDPDRLERLSLIEEGSERRVRMANLACVGSHAINGVAALHTELLKQEVLQDFYALWPDKFSNKTNGITPRRWLLQCNPRLAQLISETIGDSWITNLDHLRQLEAHIDNDGFRHAWQAIKQENKWNLARYIQDILGVEINPESMFDVQIKRIHEYKRQLMSVLHVVTLYNRMLQNPGDHVVPRTVIFGGKAAPGYAMAKLVVKLINAVADVVNNDPIVAGRLKVVFLPNYNVSSAQRIFPASDLSEQISTAGMEASGTGNMKFALNGALTIGTLDGANVEIREEVGADNFFLFGLTAEQVAACKAVGHNPWFYYDTNPELKRVLDVIASGLFSPENPDLFLPILDSLLVDDPYMVMADYAAYVQCQEHVSRTYEDRDRWVRMAILNTARIGKFSADRTIADYAREIWKVKAVPVGE
- a CDS encoding aldo/keto reductase family protein — translated: MKYRQLGDSDLTVSEIALGSWLTYGGGVERQQAEACVHKAFEVGINFIDTANVYGRGAAESFLGEVLRGRDRSSYVLATKVFFPMSPSDQGLSAAQIYKQIDASLQRLGTDYVDLYQCHRFDPKTPLEETMAALSDIVHQGKARYIGFSEWQPTQIQAALDLANTEKFVSSQPQYSMLWRQPQAEVFPLCAANGIGQIVWSPLAQGVLTGKYKPGASPPADSRAANDQMNGFMDEVRRDRVLSAVQNLQPIAQRLNLSMAQLALAWILQDERVTAAIVGASRPEQLTDNAAASGVHLSPEVLQEIDQVLSPALPQPTER
- a CDS encoding STAS domain-containing protein; this translates as MDITRSSKIPEILKIHEAELLSEWNQELIATNTRKGLIKEVELQVECREFLKLLRVAAQSGNLSNVQATEWREVRDMLTSISRSRSQKGFTPTETATFVFSFKRPLFDRLRQQLHDPVELGEEVWQATDLLDRLGLLVIEAYQKSREEVILRQQEEMMELSTPVVKLWEGILALPIIGTLDSARTQVVMESLLQKIVETGSEVAIIDITGVPTVDTLTAQHLLKTVTAARLMGADCIISGIRPQIAQTIVYLGIDLTDVTTKATLADAFLMALKRMGTTIARK
- a CDS encoding DUF4383 domain-containing protein, translated to MGQSGKLPRFACWSKTPDRDLAEYSQPRKTKSTLQRRLTMMSERNCALALGLLFTVLGLAGFIPALVSLPSPEVAGAAPLPIDLSDTYTQGFGYLFGLFPINLMHNLVHLAVGIFGLSASTTVGGARLFNRFFAISYLLIAVMGLVPVAHTVFGRMPIFGNNVWFNALTALIAGYFGFLVPEKKASISV
- the arfB gene encoding alternative ribosome rescue aminoacyl-tRNA hydrolase ArfB, with product MLQITKRTAIPLSEIELSAVRSQGAGGQNVNKVATAIHLRFDINASSLSPLYKERLLNLSDSRITKDGIVIIKAQQHRTQEQNKADALDRLKALIQSVTLTPKKRKPTKPSNSAKQKRLDSKTKRGQIKSQRGNVRE
- a CDS encoding biotin transporter BioY, which produces MAILSLGVSFQVGAVLLTGCVGGKNAAALSQIAYLVLGLALFRVFEFPVFTQGGGLSYVREPGFGYLIGFVPAGWVCGYLAFRNPPKLETLALSSLSGLGIIHGLGIIYLTLASLLGWLQTVSASYWELLLGYSILPMPGHLVVVCAVAVLSLVLRQLLFY